GCCTGCCCCAGCGCCAGTATCTGAGCGCAATGCTGTGCCTGCAGCGCGAGCTCAACCAGGCGCTTTATCTCGGCCTGTTCGAATTCGAGGCTCACTTCGCCCACTATCCCCCCGGCACCTTCTACAAGAAGCATGTCGACAGCTTTCAAGGGCAAGCCAACCGCGTGATTTCCACGGTCTTCTACCTCAACCCCGACTGGCCCGAGGATGGCGGCGGCGAGATGGTGCTCTATGCCCCGGGCGCTCCCGAGAGGGAGATCGCCAGGATTCGTCCCGAGGCCGGCACCTTCGCCTGCTTCCTGTCGGAAACCATCCCCCACGAAGTGCTGCCGACCCGCCTGCCGCGTGCCAGCATCGCCGGCTGGTTCCGCCGCAACGCCTCGCTGGGCGGGCGGGTGGACCCGCCCCAGTGATGCAGCGGCAACGGAAATACATGCCCCTCGAAGGCTTGCAAGCGTGCTGTTCCCTCGTGTGCTGCTTCTTGCGCCAGAGCAATGCACCGCCGCGCGCATCACTCTAGGATGATGACAAGCACAGAGAGGCAGTACCATGACTCGACTCGCCACTATCCATCGGCATCTTCGCCAAGCCATGCGCCTGGTGACACTGCTGCTTGTGATGATGGTGGCGGTGAGCAGCCTCACGAGTCACGCCGCCACAGATGCCGGCCCTATCGAATGCACTGCCGTGGCTCAGCTTCAGCACGATGCGGGCGGCGAAGAGCACCACTGCCCCACTGCAGCGCCATGTCGTCATGGCTACAGCTAGCCCTCTCCGGATCAGCCGAGCGGTCGTTCACGCCTGCCGTAGCCTCGGTGACCCACTCTCCCCTTCCTCCACAACGCCCTCCAAGGGCCTGATCAGCGTTAGCGGCCTACGCCGCCCGGCAATCTTCTAACTGAACTTGTCTTAACGTTGATCAGGAGCGAGATCATGCGCTTTTTTCTCAAAGGCGGCTTTGCCTGCCGCCCCGTATCGGATGACATTTCAAGCACCACGAGGGCAAAGCAACCGAAACCCATGTTTGCCTGGCTGCTCGCCGCCAGCCTGACGCTGGTCAGCAGCGTAGGCCTGGCTGACCCGATGCCGCCAACGTAGCAGACGGCAGCGTTTCAGTGATAGATGTCAATGCCCGGGAAGAAGTGGCCCGCATCGCTGTCGGCGAAGCGCCGGTACAGGTGGGCTTTACCGCCGATGGTACCCAGGTTTACGTCAGCCTGCGTGACGAAAATCGTGTTGCCGTGATCGACACCGCCACACGGGAAGTGATGGCCATGGTAGATGTCAATCGCCTGCCGATACAGGTCTATGGCACCCCGGATGGCAAGCTGATGTTAGTGGCCAATGAAGGTACCCGAGGCGAGTCCGACAATCGTGTCTCGGTCATCGACACCGCCAGCCGGAATGTCATCGCCACTTACGAGGTCGGGGCCGGCGCACATGGCGTGAGTGTCGATGACAGCGGTCGCTTCGCTTTTGTCACCGGCCTCCTTGACGATACGTTGTCGGTCATCGACCCGGAAATCGGTGACATCGTCGCCACCCATGCAACCGGCCGGGGGCCCAACGGCGTGACCTGGCTGGCCAACTGACACACCGAGCGCAAGGCTTGTCATGCCCATCGATGCCGCATGACGCTGCAAGACATAGGCGCGGTGTCGGCTCATTGCCGTCAGCGCGCCACTCCTCGGCCCCCGGTGAGCTTGTGGATTTCGGAACCACATCGACCTTGCGAAAATCCAGCGTGACGTCGGCGCCCATCTGCCGTGCCATGGCCAGCCGCTCGTCGACGCCATGCCGAGCAGTCTTGAGCCAGATCAATGACAGGCAATATCAGCGAACGCTGTCAGCCATCATGCTTCCGAGCCAAGACACCACCCCTGGGAGAGCATTACCTTGACCTCGCTGCCCTCGGCGAGGGCATGCGGGGAGTATGCCAACAACGGCGTCCGATCGCGCAGAGACAAGCTCAAGTCGTAGCGCTCGCCACGGAAGATGCTGCGCTCGACCCTGGCGCTCAACCCCTGGGCCCCCAGCTGGACGTGCTCCGGGCGCACCAGCACCCGCTGGCCTCCCGCAACACTGGCCTGGCCGGCGAGCGACATCAGCCGTTCGCCGACGATTGCCTGACCCGGGGTGCCGCCAGGCAGTATCAACACGCTCCCCTGGCCGATGAATCCGGCCAACCATTCGCTGCGCGGCTGGCGGTAGAGCGTCTCGGGCGTGGCCCACTGCACCAGCTCGCCCTGTCGCATCACGGCGATGCGGCCAGCCAACGACATCGCCTCGCCCTGGTCATGGGTGACATAGACCAGGGTGGCCCCGGTACGGCGATGGAAGTCGCGAAAACATTCCTCCATCGAGGCGCGCAAGTGCCGGTCGAGATTGGCCAGCGGCTCGTCGAGCAGCACCACCGAGGGCGAGGTGACCAGGCAGCGGGCCAGGGCCACCCGCTGGCGCTGACCCCCACTGAGTTCCTGAGGGCCGCGCTCGGCATAGGCCTCGAGATCCACCAGTGCCAGCGCGTCGCGCACCTGCCGCCGATAGTCGCCACCCTTGATGCCACGCAGCTTCAGCGGATAACCGACGTTGTCGGCCACGCTCATGTGCGGCCACAGTGCATAGCTCTGAAAGACCATGCCCATGTTGCGCTGCTCCGGTGGTAGATGCCGGGTTGCGTCAGCGAGCAGGCGATCTCCCAACGTGATGCGTCCCGACGACAGCTGCTCGAAGCCGGCCAGCATGCGCAGCATGGTGGTCTTGCCGCAGCCACTGGGACCCAGTAGCGCGACAAACTCGCCAGGCTCGATCTCGAGGGAAAGCGAGCGCACCGCGTGATGATCGCCGAATCGCTTGTCGACACCCTCAAGCATCAGTCTTTCCACGGAATCACCCCCCTGGGGAGCCGCGATGCCAGTAGGTTCAACGCCAGCATCAACCCCGCCACCAGGGCCACCACCAGCACTGCCAGTGCCGAAGCGAGCACGCTCTCGCCGCTTTCGTCGAGATTGAAGATCAGCACGCCCAAGGTCTCGTTGCCTGCGCTCCATAACAGCGCCGAGACGGTAAGTTCGTTGACCGCCAGCAGGAATACCAGCATGGCGCCGGCAAACAGCGCGGGTGCCATCAGCGGCAAGACGATATTGGCCAGACGCCGCCAGGGACCTGCCCCGGCGAGTTGGGCGGCCTCCTCGAGCGAAGGGTCTAGCTGGGCGAGGCTCGCGGCCACCGGCTTGAGGCACACCACCAGAAAGCGCGCCAGGTAGGCAATGAAGATCAGGCCGAGCGTGCCGTAGAGGGTGACATGAACGAGCGGCAACGGGCGCACGAAGAGCAGGATGCAGGCGATCGCCAGTACCACACCGGGCAGGGCGTAGGGCACTTCGATGGTACTCAGCACCATGCCCTGCCAGCGTCGTGGCAGGCGTTGCAGGTGATAGGCCAGCGGCAGGCACAGCGCCATCAGCACCAATGCCGCGCCACCGGCCAGCCACAGGCTGTTGCGCATGGCGCGCCGTGTCACCCCCTGGCGGCCAAGCATCTCGTGGAAGGCGCCGAGCGATGCACTCTCCAGGGTCAATGGCACTCCCATCGCCGGCACCAGCGAACTCACCGCCAGGGCCGCTAGCGGCGCAACCAGAATCACCGCCAGCACGGCCATCAGTAGTGCCTCCACCCCGCCGCGCCAGCGACCCAGGACAAAGCCGTGTGGTCGCCCGCTGTGACCCACCAGGCCGAAGCGACTGCGTCCCAGCAGATGCTGTTGCAGTGCCACGCCGGCCAGGGCCAGCAGACCGATCAGCAGCGACAGTGCTGCCATCTCCGCCAATACGCCGGTACCGAAACTGGCCATGCGCTGGTAGATCAACGTCGGCAGCACGTAATAGCCGGCAGGAATGCCGAGCATCGCCGGTATGCCGAAGTTGCCAAGGCTGGAGATAAAGGCCATGGCGCCACCGGCGATGAGCCCGCTGCGGCAGATCGGCAGGATCATCTGCCACCACACCTGGATCGGGACTGCACCACTGATTCGTGCCGCCTCGACCAGCTCGCGGGGCAGCGACAGCAGAC
This DNA window, taken from Halomonas sp. TA22, encodes the following:
- a CDS encoding 2OG-Fe(II) oxygenase, producing the protein MDQKQLAPLVDALVEHGWFVGKGIIDAMLCQALHRELMALAEHDAMASAGIGRGPQHNLRPDIRGDAIHWLDRASLPQRQYLSAMLCLQRELNQALYLGLFEFEAHFAHYPPGTFYKKHVDSFQGQANRVISTVFYLNPDWPEDGGGEMVLYAPGAPEREIARIRPEAGTFACFLSETIPHEVLPTRLPRASIAGWFRRNASLGGRVDPPQ
- a CDS encoding YncE family protein, which codes for MIDVNAREEVARIAVGEAPVQVGFTADGTQVYVSLRDENRVAVIDTATREVMAMVDVNRLPIQVYGTPDGKLMLVANEGTRGESDNRVSVIDTASRNVIATYEVGAGAHGVSVDDSGRFAFVTGLLDDTLSVIDPEIGDIVATHATGRGPNGVTWLAN
- a CDS encoding ABC transporter ATP-binding protein, whose translation is MERLMLEGVDKRFGDHHAVRSLSLEIEPGEFVALLGPSGCGKTTMLRMLAGFEQLSSGRITLGDRLLADATRHLPPEQRNMGMVFQSYALWPHMSVADNVGYPLKLRGIKGGDYRRQVRDALALVDLEAYAERGPQELSGGQRQRVALARCLVTSPSVVLLDEPLANLDRHLRASMEECFRDFHRRTGATLVYVTHDQGEAMSLAGRIAVMRQGELVQWATPETLYRQPRSEWLAGFIGQGSVLILPGGTPGQAIVGERLMSLAGQASVAGGQRVLVRPEHVQLGAQGLSARVERSIFRGERYDLSLSLRDRTPLLAYSPHALAEGSEVKVMLSQGWCLGSEA
- a CDS encoding iron ABC transporter permease; the encoded protein is MRSFSIEVGQQRWLFSLLLGLVVLLSLTPSLRLLLEALRDVDQGVDSPVWRVLTSASTWRALWHSLYTSALGMLIALLLGGVFAFVITLTDVRGKSWLVFCFMLPMMIPPQITALSWLQLFGPASPLLNSLGIAPALGSPQPLYSAQGIGVLLGIQSAPLVFLALRTSLLSLPRELVEAARISGAVPIQVWWQMILPICRSGLIAGGAMAFISSLGNFGIPAMLGIPAGYYVLPTLIYQRMASFGTGVLAEMAALSLLIGLLALAGVALQQHLLGRSRFGLVGHSGRPHGFVLGRWRGGVEALLMAVLAVILVAPLAALAVSSLVPAMGVPLTLESASLGAFHEMLGRQGVTRRAMRNSLWLAGGAALVLMALCLPLAYHLQRLPRRWQGMVLSTIEVPYALPGVVLAIACILLFVRPLPLVHVTLYGTLGLIFIAYLARFLVVCLKPVAASLAQLDPSLEEAAQLAGAGPWRRLANIVLPLMAPALFAGAMLVFLLAVNELTVSALLWSAGNETLGVLIFNLDESGESVLASALAVLVVALVAGLMLALNLLASRLPRGVIPWKD